The Vibrio quintilis DNA window ACTGTTTGGTCACGTCAAAGGGGCGTTTACCGGCGCAGCAACGGACCGGCAGGGCGCTGCTGAACTGGCAGATGGCGGCACGCTGTTTCTGGACGAATTGTGTGAAATGGACCTTGACCTGCAGACCAAACTGCTGCGGTTTATCCAGACCGGTACGTTCCAGAAGGTTGGTTCCTCACGGATGAAAAGTGTCGATGTCCGGTTTGTCTGTGCGACCAACCGCGACCCGTGGAAAGAAGTGCAGGAAGGCCGCTTCAGGGAAGATTTATATTACCGGCTCTATGTGATTCCTTTGCACCTGCCACCACTGCGTGAGCGGGAAAATGATGTGATTGAAATTGCTTATTCGCTTCTGGGTTACATGTCCAAGGAAGAAGGCAAAGATTTTGTCAGATTATCGCCGGAAGTGACCGAACGTTTCATCTATTACGAATGGCCGGGTAATGTCCGCCAGTTACAGAATGTTTTGCGTAATGTCGTGGTGCTGAATTCAGGCCGGGAAATTACGCTGAATATGTTACCACCGCCGTTGAATAAGCCAAAAGAGGAAACACGCCTGCGGCTGATTCATCCGCAGGAAGAAGATAATAAACTGTCAGTGCAGGATATTTATCCTTTATGGATGACAGAAAAAATGGCGATTGAACGGGCGATTGAAGCCTGTGAAGGCAATATTCCCAAAGCGGCTGGTCATCTGGAAGTCAGTCCTTCAACAATTTACCGGAAACTTCAGTCCTGGAATGCAGAAGAGAAAGCTTAAATATGATCATGGATTTAATCAATCAGGAAAAGATAGCAACACTGGCAAAAGAAATTGGTCCGGAAAATGTGCCGGTTTTGCTGGATATTTTTTTAGGTGAACTGACATCTTATCAGGCCACATTGCTGGAAGCTGATACAGAGGCACGGCTGGAACACTTAAAAGAAATCAGCCATGCGCTGAAAAGCAGTGCGGCCAGTTTTGGTGCAGACCGGTTGTGCGCGCTGGCCATTGATATTGACATGCGGGGCAAACAGCAGCAGCTGGAAGATATCGCGCAGGAGACTGAAGCATTGGTTGAGTTACTGCGTCTGACACACGAAAGTTATGCGGCTTTCAGCCCTGAATCTGTCAGCGTTTAACGTCTTTATTCGCATACGCCTCTGTTCCTTTAACTGTGCCTGACTGTGTCAGGGACAGTTAAAGTCGTCATTTATTCATTTCTGCCCGGTCATCTGCTCTTCCAGTGCCAGCCGGAGTTTCTCCCGCTCATGACGCCATTCTTTGTTAGGGGAGGCCAGGTCACGAATCACGAGTTGGGTGTGCGGATGGCTGAAGTGCTCAATCATCTGATGGCAGAGCACCACATCGACCGGACGCCCTTCACAGGCCCGGGAGCACCATTCAAGCCTCTGACTTAAATCCATTTGACTTGCCGGACCAATCTCCGGTGATAAATTCTCAATATAGATGAGTTTTGCTGCGGTATTTTTGGCAATCGCTTTGCCGATTTCAGAAAGCAGCAGCGGGGGCATGACACTGGTCAGAAAACTGCCGGGGCCGAGAATAATAGCATCTGTTGCACGGATAGCGGCAATGGCTTCGTGAGTTGCCGGCACCTGAGGTGAAATGTCAATCCGGGTCAGCCTGGCATTCATCTGGTCAACACTGGTTTCACCCGTCACAGTGCGGCCTTCCGTCGTCAGTGCGGTCAGGTCTGCCGGATATTCTGACATCGGCACAATATTGACCGACACATCCAGCATGGTCCGGATCAGCTGAATTGCGTCCAGCGGGCGGACTGATAAATTATCCAGCGCCGTCAGCATCAGGTTGCCCAGATTATGGCCATCCAGTTCGCCCTGACCACGAAAACGGTGTTCAAACATCATGGAAGCAATCGAGGGTGTGGTGATGAGCTGATTAATACAATTGCGCATGTCGCCCCAGGCAATGCCACCCTGACAATGCCGGATTCGCCCGGTTGAACCGCCGTTATCGGTGGTCGTGACAACACCGGTCGCATTCTCTTCAAAATGGCGCAAAGCCGCCAAAACCCGTCCAAGACCATGTCCGCCACCAATGGCAACAACTTTCTTTTCTTTATGAATATCCATCATGTCCTGATCAATAAGATTTAATTATAATTCCAACTAAATAATTATAAGCTATTAATAGAAATAACTGATAATAAGTCATTTTTTTCAGAGATTTTATAACTTTTGTCTGTTTTTTTGTATTCATCGCTAGATCGATTCAAAAAAATTTGTAAACATGTGCACCGATGTTGATTGTGAGAATACTTTAATATCCCGGTAAATACATCCCGTTGATATGTAGGTGTTTTCATAGTTGCCATAGCTCCGAGTCTGACGGGCTAAGTCATTCATTCTGCCGTTGGCGTTCACTTTTAAACGTCAGTTGTGCAAAAGACTGAAGATAAGCACTTCAGACCAGAGGCCGAAATCTGGCCCAAGGGTAAGGTTGGAAATGATCTTGCCTCCCGTGTTTGGAAAGGTGTTCCATGGCTCTACAATTTGAAGATAATTTTCAGCGCAAATTCTATTATTTGCGTCTGTCGCTGACTGACGTCTGTAATTTTAAGTGTACCTATTGTTTACCTGATGGGTACCAGGCAGGGGATGAACGTCCCTGTTTCCTTTCATTGCCCGAAATTCGCCGGGTTGTTCATGCATTTGCCCATTGTGGCACGACAAAAGTACGCCTGACCGGCGGAGAACCGAGCCTGCGCCGTGATTTTACCGAAATCATCCGGCAGGTCGCGGATACGCCCGGTATTGAGAAAGTGGCGACGACAACCAATGGCTTCCGGATGGAGAAATGCGTTGCTGACTGGCAGCGGGCCGGGCTGACCAATATCAACGTCAGTCTGGACAGCCTCGATCCGAGAATGTTTCATCAAATCACCGGTGAAAATAAATTTGAGCTGGTGATGCGGGGCATTGACCGGGCGCTGGAAATCGGTTTTGCTCAGGTCAAAGTCAATGCTGTCTTACTGAAAAATCAGAACGACCACCAGCTCCCGGCGTTTTTAGAATGGATTAAACATCGCCCGGTGCAGCTGCGGTTTATCGAACTGATGCAGACCGGGGAAATGGATCACTATTTTGACCGCCATCATGCTTCAGGTCAGGTGTTTTACCGGCTGCTGAAAGCGCAGGGCTGGCAGCGGAAAGTCCGTGCCAGTCATGATGGCCCGGCCAAGGTGTTCTGGCATCCGGATTATCAGGGCGAAATTGGTCTGATCATGCCTTACGAAGACGGCTTTTGTGACACATGCAACCGCTTACGGGTTTCGGCAACCGGCAAACTGCATTTGTGCCTGTTTGGTGAGTCCGGCCTCGATCTGCGGGACTTATTGCAGCAGGATGCGCAACAGTCTGCCCTGATGGCCCGGATTCAGTCCGGTCTGGGGCAAAAAGCATCGGGGCATTTTCTGCATCAGGGTGACGCCGGAATGACGCCGCATCTGGCATCGATCGGGGGCTGAGTTTTCAGTCATGACTGCTTAAAAAAGCAGATGGTTTTTTAAAACAGAAATAACAAACAGGTGAATGTTATGGGTCATGCACAATCAGAATTTAAACCTGCAAAAATCGCGGTATTAACTGTGTCTGATACGCGTACAGAAGAAAACGACACATCCGGGCAGTATCTGGTTCAGGCACTCAAAGATGCCGGACATCAACTGGCTGACAAACAAATTGTGATCGATGATAAATACAAAATCCGGGCGATTGTTTCGAACTGGATTGCTGACGAAAGCGTTCAGGCAGTGATGATCACCGGTGGCACCGGTTTTACCAGCCGGGATAATACGCCGGAAGCCATGTTGCCGCTGTTTGATAAAGAAGTGGAAGGATTTGGTGAACTGTTCCGGATGGTTTCTTATGAAGAAATCGGCACCTCGACCATTCAGTCACGGGCTTTTGCCGGGTTTGCCAATCATACTGTGATTTTCGCGATGCCGGGTTCAACCAACGCCTGTAAAACGGCGTGGACTAAGGTGATTGAACAGCAGATGGATGCCTCACACCGTCCGTGTAACTTTATGCCGCATCTGGGGAAATAACGCATGCCTGAACTGACTCACGTCAATACTGCCGGTGAGGCCAATATGGTGGATGTTTCTGCGAAAGCCGACACAGTCAGAGAAGCCAGAGCTGAAGCCTGGGTCCATATGTCGGCTGAAACGCTGGGGCTGATTATTTCCGGCGGACATCATAAAGGCGATGTATTTGCCACCGCCCGCATCGCCGGGATTCAGGCAGCGAAACGCACATGGGAGCTGATTCCTCTGTGTCACCCGTTGCTGTTGTCCAAAGTGGAAGTCCGGCTGGAAGCGTGTGAAGAACAATCCGCGGTGCGGATTGAATCTGTGTGTCGCCTGACCGGAAAAACCGGCGTTGAAATGGAAGCGCTGACTGCTGCATCCGTGGCTGCATTAACCGTTTACGACATGTGTAAAGCTATTCAGAAAGATATGGTGATCAGTCAGGTTCGTTTGCTGGAAAAATCTGGCGGGAAATCAGGTGATTTTAAGGTGGACGCATGATTAAAGTACTGTTTTTTGCCCAGACCCGGGAAATTATCGGTCAGGATGAGATTGAGGTCGAAGGGCCGTTTGAAAGTGTGCAGTTACTGAGAGAATCACTGGCTGCCCGTTCTGATAAATGGGCCCTGGCGATGGCTCCGGAGCGACTGCTGATGGCGGTCAATCAAACCATTGTTCCGCCGGAAACGGCGATCAGTGATGGTGATGAAGTTGCCTTTTTCCCGCCGGTTACAGGAGGCTGAGATGACGCATTCTGTTTGTGTTCAGCGGGAAGACTTCTCCGCCGGTGAAGAGTATGAACGTTTGTCGCAGGATGCCGCAGCCGGGGCTGTTGCGACTTTTGTCGGCAAAGTCCGTAATCATAATCTGGGTGAACCGGTGGCCGGGCTGGCGCTTGAACACTATCCGGGCATGACGGAAAAAGTCCTTGAGGATATCTGTGAACAGGCTGCATCCAAGTGGCCGCTGCTGAACATCCGGGTGATTCACCGGATTGGCCGCATCCGGACCGGCGGGCAGATTGTGTTTGTCGGTGTCAGCAGTGCACACCGCAATGCGGCGTTTGCTGCCTGTGAATTCATTATGGACATCCTGAAAACCAAAGCGCCGTTCTGGAAGAAAGAGTGGGCTGATACCGGTGATCGCTGGCTGGATTCGCGGGAAAGTGATCATCAGGCGGCTGAACGCTGGAAAGAAGACAGCGAAAGCTGAACCAATACCCAAACAACCTGCATCTTCAGATCGTCTGGGAATCTCTATTATCCACCAGAACCATCCACCAGAACCATCCACCAGAACAGATAATTCAGGTGGCTTATGTCTATTATTTAACCAATAGATAATCTCAATCAATAAAATTAGTCAGATCTATTTAGCAATTATCAGAAATTAGGCAACAATTATCCTGAACGGATAATAAAAAGTGATATCTGAGGGAGATTGCATGGACTCACTAAAAGTTAGAGATTATATGACGCGACATCCGGTGACATTTGATGCAGGAATGCCGTTGTCTGTTGCATTGGAAAGAGTGATTCACTCCGAACATTTTGGCGGCCCGGTCGTCGATGAGGCTGGCAAGGTCATTGGTTTTCTGTCTGAGCAGGACTTGCTGGATAAACTGGTGAAAGTGGGTTATCACTGCCAGGACACACATGTTGTCGGTGATTGTATGAATCAGGAAGTGTGTTCCGTGTCTCCGGAATTATCAATTATTGAGCTGGCACATATGATGAAAGTCGGCCGGCCCAAGGTGTATCCGGTGATCGAGGAAGAAGAAAACCGTTTGGTCGGATTAATCACCCGACGCTCTGTGCTTAAAGCGATTGAAAAATCTCTCGTTGCCTGTTTTCAGCATCCGGTTTAGCCGGTTTGTCGTATTCGGATCCATTTCCTGCCCCGCCTGTGATGACTGGCGGGGCTTTTTTATGGGGGTCTATGGTATGCGGTCGGTGCTTGTTTCGGTTTAAGTGTGATCAATCTATTGTTTTTATGAAAAATGATAAACAACACATCATATATTTGTGATCTATAATCTGAACATTGACTGCTATCTTGGTTAAAGTTATCAAAGTGTATTGAGTCATACGCTCATAGAATCTGA harbors:
- the moaB gene encoding molybdenum cofactor biosynthesis protein B, which encodes MGHAQSEFKPAKIAVLTVSDTRTEENDTSGQYLVQALKDAGHQLADKQIVIDDKYKIRAIVSNWIADESVQAVMITGGTGFTSRDNTPEAMLPLFDKEVEGFGELFRMVSYEEIGTSTIQSRAFAGFANHTVIFAMPGSTNACKTAWTKVIEQQMDASHRPCNFMPHLGK
- the luxU gene encoding quorum-sensing phosphorelay protein LuxU, giving the protein MMDLINQEKIATLAKEIGPENVPVLLDIFLGELTSYQATLLEADTEARLEHLKEISHALKSSAASFGADRLCALAIDIDMRGKQQQLEDIAQETEALVELLRLTHESYAAFSPESVSV
- the moaA gene encoding GTP 3',8-cyclase MoaA, producing the protein MALQFEDNFQRKFYYLRLSLTDVCNFKCTYCLPDGYQAGDERPCFLSLPEIRRVVHAFAHCGTTKVRLTGGEPSLRRDFTEIIRQVADTPGIEKVATTTNGFRMEKCVADWQRAGLTNINVSLDSLDPRMFHQITGENKFELVMRGIDRALEIGFAQVKVNAVLLKNQNDHQLPAFLEWIKHRPVQLRFIELMQTGEMDHYFDRHHASGQVFYRLLKAQGWQRKVRASHDGPAKVFWHPDYQGEIGLIMPYEDGFCDTCNRLRVSATGKLHLCLFGESGLDLRDLLQQDAQQSALMARIQSGLGQKASGHFLHQGDAGMTPHLASIGG
- a CDS encoding CBS domain-containing protein, yielding MDSLKVRDYMTRHPVTFDAGMPLSVALERVIHSEHFGGPVVDEAGKVIGFLSEQDLLDKLVKVGYHCQDTHVVGDCMNQEVCSVSPELSIIELAHMMKVGRPKVYPVIEEEENRLVGLITRRSVLKAIEKSLVACFQHPV
- the yvcK gene encoding uridine diphosphate-N-acetylglucosamine-binding protein YvcK, translated to MDIHKEKKVVAIGGGHGLGRVLAALRHFEENATGVVTTTDNGGSTGRIRHCQGGIAWGDMRNCINQLITTPSIASMMFEHRFRGQGELDGHNLGNLMLTALDNLSVRPLDAIQLIRTMLDVSVNIVPMSEYPADLTALTTEGRTVTGETSVDQMNARLTRIDISPQVPATHEAIAAIRATDAIILGPGSFLTSVMPPLLLSEIGKAIAKNTAAKLIYIENLSPEIGPASQMDLSQRLEWCSRACEGRPVDVVLCHQMIEHFSHPHTQLVIRDLASPNKEWRHEREKLRLALEEQMTGQK
- the moaE gene encoding molybdopterin synthase catalytic subunit MoaE; translation: MTHSVCVQREDFSAGEEYERLSQDAAAGAVATFVGKVRNHNLGEPVAGLALEHYPGMTEKVLEDICEQAASKWPLLNIRVIHRIGRIRTGGQIVFVGVSSAHRNAAFAACEFIMDILKTKAPFWKKEWADTGDRWLDSRESDHQAAERWKEDSES
- the moaC gene encoding cyclic pyranopterin monophosphate synthase MoaC, producing MPELTHVNTAGEANMVDVSAKADTVREARAEAWVHMSAETLGLIISGGHHKGDVFATARIAGIQAAKRTWELIPLCHPLLLSKVEVRLEACEEQSAVRIESVCRLTGKTGVEMEALTAASVAALTVYDMCKAIQKDMVISQVRLLEKSGGKSGDFKVDA
- the moaD gene encoding molybdopterin synthase sulfur carrier subunit; the protein is MIKVLFFAQTREIIGQDEIEVEGPFESVQLLRESLAARSDKWALAMAPERLLMAVNQTIVPPETAISDGDEVAFFPPVTGG
- the luxO gene encoding quorum-sensing sigma-54 dependent transcriptional regulator LuxO; translated protein: MQSVQTIQKSRYLLMVEDTASVAVLYRSYLMPLDDIDITIVGTGKEALDSLQKREPDLILLDLRLPDMTGMDVLREVKVIYPDVPVIFMTAHGSIETAVEAMRHGAQDFLIKPCEANRLRVTVNNAIRKASKIKATPGAKSQNYQGFIGSSQMMQDVYRTIDSAASSKASIFITGESGTGKEVCAEAIHAASKRGDNPFIAINCAAIPKDLIESELFGHVKGAFTGAATDRQGAAELADGGTLFLDELCEMDLDLQTKLLRFIQTGTFQKVGSSRMKSVDVRFVCATNRDPWKEVQEGRFREDLYYRLYVIPLHLPPLRERENDVIEIAYSLLGYMSKEEGKDFVRLSPEVTERFIYYEWPGNVRQLQNVLRNVVVLNSGREITLNMLPPPLNKPKEETRLRLIHPQEEDNKLSVQDIYPLWMTEKMAIERAIEACEGNIPKAAGHLEVSPSTIYRKLQSWNAEEKA